The proteins below come from a single Streptomyces tubercidicus genomic window:
- a CDS encoding branched-chain amino acid ABC transporter permease has protein sequence MSELPQQLANGLILGAMYGLIAIGYTMVYGIVQLINFAHGEIFMVGGFGALSVYLALPSGTSLILALPAMLLGGIAVSVLVGIAAERFAYRPLRGAPRLAPLITAIGLSIALQQAIWKWYPDGKQARVFPQFKGHAFEILGATVQRGDLFVLVAAPACMIALGFFVAKTRSGRAMQATAQDPDTAKLMGINTDRIIVLAFAIGAAFAGVAAVAYGLRTGEVQFRMGFIMGLKAFTAAVLGGIGNIYGAMLGGVVLGVAEALATAYIEDIPGMEQFGGGAWKDVWAFVLLILVLLLRPQGLLGERVADRA, from the coding sequence GTGAGCGAACTGCCGCAACAGCTGGCCAACGGACTCATCCTCGGCGCGATGTACGGACTCATCGCGATCGGCTACACGATGGTCTACGGAATCGTCCAGCTCATCAACTTCGCCCACGGCGAGATCTTCATGGTCGGCGGCTTCGGAGCGCTCAGCGTCTACCTGGCGCTGCCGTCCGGTACCTCACTGATCCTCGCCCTGCCGGCCATGCTCCTCGGCGGCATCGCCGTATCCGTCCTCGTCGGCATCGCCGCGGAACGATTCGCCTACCGACCCCTGCGCGGCGCCCCACGCCTCGCCCCCCTCATCACCGCCATCGGCCTGTCCATCGCCCTCCAGCAAGCCATCTGGAAGTGGTACCCCGACGGCAAACAAGCCCGCGTCTTCCCCCAGTTCAAAGGCCACGCCTTCGAGATCCTCGGCGCCACCGTCCAACGCGGCGACCTCTTCGTCCTCGTCGCCGCCCCCGCCTGCATGATCGCCCTCGGCTTCTTCGTCGCCAAAACCCGCAGCGGCCGCGCCATGCAAGCCACCGCGCAAGACCCCGACACCGCCAAGCTCATGGGCATCAACACCGACCGCATCATCGTCCTCGCCTTCGCCATCGGCGCCGCCTTCGCCGGCGTCGCCGCCGTCGCCTACGGACTGCGCACCGGCGAGGTCCAGTTCCGCATGGGCTTCATCATGGGCCTCAAAGCCTTCACCGCAGCCGTACTCGGCGGCATCGGCAACATCTACGGCGCCATGCTCGGCGGCGTCGTCCTCGGCGTCGCCGAAGCCCTCGCCACCGCCTACATCGAGGACATACCCGGCATGGAGCAATTCGGCGGCGGAGCCTGGAAGGACGTCTGGGCCTTCGTCCTCCTCATCCTCGTACTCCTCCTGAGACCACAAGGCCTCCTGGGCGAACGCGTCGCGGATCGGGCGTGA
- a CDS encoding branched-chain amino acid ABC transporter substrate-binding protein — MLLLTTAVTAGALTLSACGSRGDNKSGDGSKTTVVIGLDAPTTGELSALGLGIRNSAQLAIDTANKTGEVKGITFKLEALDDKALPNVGQQNATKLAGDKDVLGVVGPLNSGVAQSMQQVSKQNNLTLISPANTTPDLTQGKDWKENKRVRPFPTYFRTATTDEVQGAFDGQYAWEKMKVKKAYVIDDQKTYGVGLASSFKDQFVKLGGKIAGTEHVSPDDRDFKAVVSKVKSAKPDLVFYGGEYPASGPLSQQLKDGGVTVPLMGGDGMYSGDYIKLNKKAQGDYASSVGKPVEELPSAKKFIADYKAAGFKESYEAYGGSTYDSTWAIIQAVKKVVADNDGKLPDDARKKVVDAMNKVTFDGVTGPIAFDKYGDTTNTMITAYQVDKGKWASRFSAEFKKFDKS; from the coding sequence TTGCTTCTCCTCACCACCGCAGTCACCGCCGGCGCCCTCACGCTCTCCGCGTGCGGCTCCCGCGGCGACAACAAGAGCGGCGACGGCTCCAAGACCACCGTCGTCATCGGCCTCGACGCCCCCACCACCGGCGAGCTCTCCGCCCTGGGACTGGGCATCCGCAACTCCGCCCAGCTCGCCATCGACACCGCCAACAAAACCGGCGAGGTCAAGGGCATCACCTTCAAGCTCGAAGCCCTCGACGACAAGGCCCTCCCCAACGTCGGCCAGCAGAACGCCACCAAACTCGCCGGCGACAAGGACGTGCTCGGCGTCGTCGGCCCGCTCAACTCCGGCGTCGCCCAGTCCATGCAGCAGGTCTCCAAGCAGAACAACCTCACCCTGATATCGCCGGCGAACACCACGCCCGACCTCACCCAGGGCAAGGACTGGAAAGAGAACAAGCGCGTCCGCCCCTTCCCCACCTACTTCCGCACCGCCACCACCGACGAGGTGCAGGGCGCCTTCGACGGCCAGTACGCGTGGGAGAAGATGAAGGTCAAGAAGGCCTACGTGATCGACGACCAGAAGACCTACGGCGTCGGCCTCGCCTCCTCCTTCAAGGACCAGTTCGTCAAGCTCGGCGGCAAGATCGCCGGCACCGAACACGTCAGCCCCGACGACCGTGACTTCAAGGCCGTCGTCTCCAAGGTCAAGTCCGCCAAACCCGACCTGGTCTTCTACGGTGGCGAATACCCCGCCTCCGGCCCGCTCAGCCAGCAGCTCAAGGACGGCGGCGTCACCGTCCCCCTCATGGGCGGCGACGGCATGTACAGCGGCGACTACATCAAGCTCAACAAGAAGGCGCAGGGCGACTACGCCTCCTCCGTCGGCAAGCCCGTCGAAGAGCTCCCCTCCGCCAAGAAGTTCATCGCCGACTACAAGGCAGCCGGCTTCAAGGAGTCCTACGAGGCCTACGGCGGCTCCACCTACGACTCGACCTGGGCCATCATCCAGGCCGTGAAGAAGGTCGTCGCCGACAACGACGGCAAGCTGCCCGACGACGCCCGCAAGAAGGTCGTCGACGCGATGAACAAGGTCACCTTCGACGGTGTCACCGGCCCCATCGCCTTCGACAAATACGGCGACACGACCAACACCATGATCACCGCCTACCAGGTCGACAAGGGGAAGTGGGCCTCCCGCTTCAGCGCCGAATTCAAGAAGTTCGACAAGAGCTGA
- a CDS encoding PaaI family thioesterase, translating into MGERSTTTFPQEILDQWAGLGLDLPSFFSAGHLGERMSVQVTEAAPERIVGTMPVEGNTQPYGLLHGGASAVLAETLGSVGAMLHGGPTKLAVGVDLNCTHHRGVRSGLVTGVATPVHRGRSTATYEIVVTDEQDKRVCTARLTCMLRDVDADAYRG; encoded by the coding sequence ATGGGTGAGCGCAGCACGACCACGTTTCCGCAGGAGATCCTCGACCAGTGGGCCGGCCTCGGCCTCGACCTGCCCTCGTTCTTCTCCGCCGGACACCTCGGCGAGCGGATGAGCGTGCAGGTCACCGAGGCCGCGCCGGAGCGCATCGTCGGCACCATGCCCGTCGAGGGCAACACCCAGCCCTACGGGCTGCTGCACGGCGGCGCCTCCGCCGTCCTCGCCGAAACCCTCGGCTCCGTCGGCGCCATGCTCCACGGCGGCCCCACCAAGCTCGCCGTCGGCGTCGACCTGAACTGCACCCACCACCGCGGCGTCCGCTCCGGACTGGTCACCGGCGTCGCCACCCCCGTACACCGGGGCCGCTCCACCGCCACCTACGAGATCGTGGTCACCGACGAGCAGGACAAGCGGGTCTGCACCGCCCGGCTGACCTGCATGCTCAGGGATGTGGACGCCGACGCCTACCGCGGCTGA
- a CDS encoding FdhF/YdeP family oxidoreductase: protein MAGKPPASDPVQDAPEVSAPQHSAVGLPAITHALRISQQQMGVRRTALTLLRVNQPNGFDCPGCAWPEPPGTTHTAEFCENGAKAVAEEATLRRVTPDFFARHSVADLATRSGYWLGQQGRLTHPMYLAEGADHYEPVTWEQVFDIIGEELTALDSPDEAVFYTSGRTSNEAAFLYQLFAREFGTNNLPDCSNMCHESSGSALTETIGIGKGSVLVEDLYQADLIIVAGQNPGTNHPRMLTALEKAKSGGTKIISINPLPEAGLERFKNPQTPRGLAGGGTALTDLFLQVRLGGDQALFRALNRLLLDTDGALDEDFIREHTHGFEEFARTARADDDWDETLRATGLTREEIERALAMVLSSKRTIVCWAMGLTQHKHSVPTIQEVVNFLLLRGNIGRPGAGVCPVRGHSNVQGDRTMGIFERPAPAFLDALEKEFGFAPPREHGLDVVRAIRALRDGQAKVFFAMGGNFVAATPDTDVTEAAMRRARLTVHVSTKLNRSHAITGARALILPTLGRTERDVQTGQDGRPTEQFVTVEDSMGMVHASRGRLAPAGPQLLSETAIVARLARRVLGAASRTPWEEFAGDYATIRDRIARVIPGFEDFNTRVARPGGFALPHAPRDSRSFPTATGKANFTAAPVEYPTAPEGRLLLQTLRSHDQYNTTVYGLDDRYRGIKNGRRVVLVHPDDARERGLADGAYTDLVSEWTDGSERRASGFRVVHYPTARGCAAAYYPETNVLIPLDHTADTSNTPASKSVVIRLESPREN from the coding sequence ATGGCAGGCAAGCCGCCCGCGTCGGACCCCGTCCAGGACGCACCCGAGGTCAGCGCACCCCAGCACTCCGCCGTGGGACTGCCGGCCATCACGCACGCGCTGCGCATCTCCCAGCAGCAGATGGGCGTGCGCCGTACCGCCCTCACCCTCCTGCGGGTCAACCAGCCGAACGGATTCGACTGCCCCGGCTGCGCCTGGCCCGAGCCCCCCGGCACCACGCACACCGCCGAATTCTGCGAGAACGGCGCCAAGGCCGTCGCCGAAGAGGCCACCCTGCGCCGCGTCACCCCGGACTTCTTCGCCCGGCACTCCGTCGCCGACCTCGCGACCCGCAGCGGCTACTGGCTCGGCCAGCAGGGCCGCCTCACCCACCCCATGTACCTCGCCGAGGGCGCCGACCATTACGAGCCGGTGACCTGGGAGCAGGTCTTCGACATCATCGGTGAGGAGCTGACCGCCCTCGACTCCCCCGACGAGGCGGTCTTCTACACCTCCGGGCGCACCAGCAACGAGGCCGCCTTCCTCTACCAGCTCTTCGCCCGCGAATTCGGCACCAACAACCTCCCCGACTGCTCCAACATGTGCCATGAGTCGTCGGGCTCCGCCCTGACGGAGACCATCGGCATCGGCAAGGGCAGCGTCCTCGTGGAGGACCTCTACCAGGCCGACCTGATCATCGTCGCCGGCCAGAACCCCGGCACCAACCACCCGCGGATGCTCACCGCCCTGGAGAAGGCCAAGTCCGGCGGCACGAAGATCATCTCGATCAACCCGCTGCCCGAAGCCGGACTGGAACGCTTCAAGAACCCGCAGACCCCACGCGGCCTGGCCGGCGGCGGCACCGCGCTCACCGACCTCTTCCTCCAGGTACGCCTCGGCGGCGACCAGGCGCTCTTCCGCGCCCTCAACCGCCTCCTGCTCGACACCGACGGAGCCCTCGACGAGGACTTCATCCGCGAACACACCCACGGCTTCGAGGAGTTCGCGCGCACCGCCCGCGCCGACGACGACTGGGACGAGACGCTGCGCGCCACCGGCCTCACCCGCGAGGAGATCGAGCGCGCCCTCGCCATGGTCCTCTCGTCGAAGCGCACCATCGTGTGCTGGGCCATGGGCCTGACCCAGCACAAGCACTCCGTCCCCACCATCCAGGAAGTCGTCAACTTCCTCCTGCTGCGCGGCAACATCGGCCGCCCCGGCGCCGGCGTCTGCCCCGTACGCGGCCACAGCAACGTCCAGGGCGACCGCACCATGGGCATCTTCGAACGGCCCGCGCCCGCCTTCCTCGACGCCCTGGAGAAGGAGTTCGGCTTCGCCCCGCCCCGGGAGCACGGCCTCGATGTCGTCCGCGCCATCCGCGCGCTGCGCGACGGGCAGGCCAAGGTGTTCTTCGCGATGGGCGGCAACTTCGTGGCCGCCACCCCCGACACCGACGTCACCGAGGCCGCCATGCGCCGCGCCCGGCTGACCGTCCATGTCTCCACCAAGCTCAACCGCTCGCACGCGATCACCGGCGCCCGCGCACTGATCCTGCCGACGCTGGGCCGTACGGAACGCGACGTGCAGACCGGCCAGGACGGCAGGCCCACCGAACAGTTCGTGACCGTCGAGGACTCCATGGGCATGGTGCACGCCTCCCGCGGCCGCCTGGCGCCCGCCGGCCCCCAGCTGCTGTCCGAGACGGCCATCGTCGCCCGCCTCGCCCGCCGCGTCCTGGGCGCCGCCAGCCGCACCCCCTGGGAGGAGTTCGCCGGGGACTACGCGACGATCCGCGACCGGATCGCCCGCGTCATCCCGGGCTTCGAGGACTTCAACACCCGGGTCGCCCGCCCCGGAGGCTTCGCCCTCCCGCACGCCCCCCGGGACAGCCGCAGCTTCCCCACCGCCACCGGGAAGGCCAACTTCACCGCCGCCCCCGTCGAATACCCCACCGCCCCCGAAGGACGGCTGCTGCTGCAGACGCTGCGCTCCCACGACCAGTACAACACCACCGTCTACGGCCTCGACGACCGCTACCGCGGCATCAAGAACGGCCGCCGGGTGGTGCTCGTGCACCCCGACGACGCCCGCGAACGGGGCCTGGCCGACGGCGCGTACACCGACCTGGTCAGCGAATGGACGGACGGCAGCGAGCGGCGCGCGTCCGGCTTCCGCGTCGTGCACTACCCGACGGCCCGCGGCTGCGCGGCCGCCTACTACCCCGAGACCAATGTCCTCATCCCGCTCGACCACACCGCCGACACCAGCAACACCCCCGCCTCCAAGTCCGTGGTGATCCGCCTGGAGAGCCCCCGCGAGAACTGA
- the polA gene encoding DNA polymerase I, producing the protein MAAKAAKKSEATGTEAAAGGRPRLLLMDGHSMAYRAFFALPVENFTTVTGQPTNAIYGFASMLANTLRDEAPTHFAVAFDVSRKTWRSEEFADYKANRSKTPDEFKGQVELIGEMLDAMSVKRFAVEGFEADDVIATLTEQATAQGFEVSIVTGDRDSFQLVSDDVTVLYPTKGVSELTRFTPEKVFEKYGLTPAQYPDFAALRGDPSDNLPGIPGVGEKTATKWINQFGSFAELVERAEEVKGKAGANLREHLEAVKLNRRLTEMVRDVELPCGPAELTREAYDREALTVFLNALEIRNQGLRDRLHAVDPGSADAAEEAAPAAGVEVDGTVIGAGELAPWLAAHGTGPLGVATVDVWTLGSGSVAEVALAAPDGPAAWFDPARLDEADERAFAAWSADADRPKVMHNAKGLMRVFGEHGWRIDGVTMDTALAAYLVKPGRRSFALDALSIEYLGRDLAPAAAGDGQLAFGADEEAEADALMGQARTVLDLGTAFETKLAEVGSAELLRDVELPTSRLLARMERAGIAADRGWLERMEQQFAGAVQQAVKEAHAAAGHEFNLGSPKQLQEVLFGELGLPKTKKTKTGYTTDADALAWLAAQTDNELPVIMLRHREQAKLRTTVEGLIKTIAADGRIHTTFNQTVAATGRLSSTDPNLQNIPVRTDEGRAIRRGFVVGEGFESLLTADYSQIELRVMAHLSEDEGLIEAFTSGEDLHTTVASHVFSVGTDQVDPEMRRKIKAMSYGLAYGLSAFGLSQQLGIQPDEARKLMDNFFERFGGVRDYLQRVVEEARATGYTETMLGRRRYLPDLNSDNRQRREMAERMALNAPIQGTAADIVKIAMLRVDAALRAAELESRLLLQVHDEIVVEVAPGERKKVEELVRREMAAAVELSAPLDVSVGSGKDWESAAH; encoded by the coding sequence GTGGCAGCAAAGGCAGCGAAGAAGAGCGAAGCGACCGGGACCGAAGCGGCGGCGGGCGGCCGTCCCCGCCTGCTCCTGATGGACGGGCATTCCATGGCATACCGGGCGTTCTTCGCCCTGCCCGTGGAGAATTTCACCACCGTCACGGGACAACCGACCAATGCGATCTACGGCTTCGCGTCGATGCTCGCGAACACCCTGCGCGACGAGGCGCCCACGCATTTCGCGGTGGCGTTCGACGTCTCCCGCAAGACCTGGCGGTCCGAGGAATTCGCGGACTACAAGGCGAACCGTTCCAAGACGCCCGACGAGTTCAAGGGCCAGGTCGAGCTGATCGGCGAGATGCTCGACGCGATGAGCGTCAAGCGGTTCGCGGTCGAGGGCTTCGAGGCCGACGACGTGATCGCCACGCTCACCGAGCAGGCCACCGCGCAGGGCTTCGAGGTCTCGATCGTCACCGGCGACCGCGACTCCTTCCAGCTGGTCTCCGACGATGTCACGGTCCTCTACCCCACCAAGGGCGTCTCCGAGCTGACCCGCTTCACCCCGGAGAAGGTCTTCGAGAAGTACGGCCTGACCCCCGCCCAGTATCCGGACTTCGCCGCGCTGCGCGGCGACCCGTCGGACAACCTCCCCGGCATCCCGGGCGTCGGCGAGAAGACCGCCACGAAGTGGATCAACCAGTTCGGTTCGTTCGCGGAGTTGGTGGAGCGCGCCGAGGAGGTCAAGGGCAAGGCGGGCGCCAACCTCCGCGAGCACCTGGAGGCGGTGAAGCTCAACCGCCGGCTGACGGAGATGGTGCGCGATGTCGAGCTGCCGTGCGGCCCGGCGGAGCTGACCCGCGAGGCGTACGACCGTGAGGCGCTCACGGTGTTCCTCAACGCCCTGGAGATCCGCAACCAGGGCCTGCGGGACCGGCTGCACGCCGTCGACCCGGGCTCCGCGGACGCCGCCGAGGAGGCCGCCCCGGCCGCCGGTGTCGAGGTGGACGGCACGGTCATCGGCGCGGGCGAACTCGCTCCGTGGCTGGCCGCACACGGCACCGGACCCCTGGGTGTGGCCACGGTCGATGTGTGGACGCTGGGCAGCGGCAGCGTCGCCGAGGTGGCGCTGGCCGCCCCCGACGGCCCGGCCGCCTGGTTCGACCCGGCCCGGCTCGACGAGGCCGACGAGCGGGCGTTCGCGGCCTGGAGCGCGGACGCCGACCGCCCCAAGGTGATGCACAACGCCAAGGGCCTGATGCGGGTCTTCGGCGAGCACGGCTGGCGCATCGACGGCGTCACCATGGACACCGCGCTGGCCGCCTATCTGGTCAAGCCGGGCCGCCGCTCCTTCGCGCTGGACGCCCTGTCCATCGAATACCTGGGGCGCGATCTCGCCCCGGCGGCGGCCGGTGACGGCCAGCTGGCGTTCGGTGCGGACGAGGAGGCCGAGGCGGACGCCCTGATGGGGCAGGCGCGCACGGTCCTCGACCTGGGGACGGCGTTCGAGACGAAGCTGGCGGAGGTCGGTTCGGCCGAGCTGCTGCGCGATGTGGAGCTGCCGACCAGCCGACTGCTGGCCCGTATGGAGCGGGCCGGTATCGCCGCGGACCGGGGCTGGCTGGAGCGGATGGAGCAGCAGTTCGCGGGCGCGGTGCAGCAGGCCGTGAAGGAGGCGCACGCGGCCGCGGGCCATGAGTTCAACCTCGGCTCGCCCAAGCAGCTGCAGGAGGTCCTCTTCGGCGAGCTGGGCCTGCCCAAGACCAAGAAGACCAAGACGGGCTACACCACCGACGCCGACGCGCTCGCCTGGCTGGCCGCGCAGACCGACAACGAGCTCCCGGTGATCATGCTCCGGCACCGTGAGCAGGCCAAGCTGCGCACCACCGTCGAGGGCCTGATCAAGACCATCGCCGCCGACGGCCGGATCCACACCACCTTCAACCAGACCGTGGCGGCCACCGGCCGGCTGTCGTCCACGGACCCCAATCTGCAGAACATCCCGGTGCGCACGGACGAGGGCCGGGCGATCCGCCGCGGCTTCGTCGTCGGCGAGGGTTTCGAGTCCCTGCTGACCGCCGACTACAGCCAGATCGAGCTGCGGGTGATGGCGCATCTCTCCGAGGACGAGGGCCTGATCGAGGCATTCACCTCCGGTGAGGACCTGCACACCACCGTCGCCTCCCATGTCTTCTCGGTCGGCACGGACCAGGTCGACCCGGAGATGCGCCGCAAGATCAAGGCGATGTCCTACGGCCTGGCGTACGGGCTGTCGGCCTTCGGCCTCTCCCAGCAGCTGGGCATCCAGCCCGATGAGGCCCGCAAGCTGATGGACAACTTCTTCGAGCGCTTCGGCGGGGTGCGCGACTACCTCCAGCGCGTCGTGGAGGAGGCCCGCGCCACCGGCTACACCGAGACCATGCTCGGCCGCCGCCGCTATCTCCCCGACCTCAACAGCGACAACCGCCAGCGCCGCGAAATGGCCGA